A region of Stigmatopora nigra isolate UIUO_SnigA chromosome 6, RoL_Snig_1.1, whole genome shotgun sequence DNA encodes the following proteins:
- the LOC144197636 gene encoding UPF0575 protein C19orf67 homolog isoform X2 encodes MSMQVQYNFTGSAQPGVVVAALRSFTFACQPYLNFLESTARTKKMPSEMMCDTLEHLVLSFADKNVLTLDESEPDNMSHFCVGHIQLDRPKLSVTAFRYCKLTPYLARVNTGVFKRMRWNVKGLDGAKDREGKPITDYYYLCCEDVPKVHTDAEQSDLAMVRMWSIGRWVQVKPDPKTDDFFDWALCEVPEGAFQKLLIMGSQEPSSCKATNRLLQLLSMPVKTVKGTNCSDGRKI; translated from the exons ATGTCAATGCAAGTGCAATATAACTTCACAGGCTCAGCG CAACCGGGAGTTGTGGTGGCTGCGTTGAGAAGTTTCACCTTTGCTTGTCAGCCCTACTTAAACTTTCTGGAATCCACAGCCAGAACCAAGAAGATGCCCTCTGAAATG ATGTGTGACACATTGGAACACCTGGTGCTGTCATTCGCCGACAAAAATGTCCTCACTTTGGATGAATCAGAGCCTGACAA CATGTCTCACTTTTGCGTCGGCCACATCCAACTGGATCGACCAAAGCTGAGTGTGACTGCATTCCGCTACTGCAAGCTTACACCTTACCTGGCGAGGGTGAACACTGGCGTGTTCAAGCGTATGCGCTGGAACGTAAAAGGACTCGATGGGGCAAAGGACAGAGAGGGCAAACCCATCACTGACTA cTACTATCTGTGCTGTGAGGATGTTCCCAAAGTGCACACAGACGCCGAACAGTCTGATTTGGCAATGGTTCGGATGTGGTCCATTGGTCGGTGGGTGCAGGTGAAGCCTGATCCTAAAACTGATGACTTCTTTGACTG GGCACTGTGTGAAGTTCCGGAAGGTGCCTTTCAGAAGCTTCTGATCATGGGCAGTCAAGAGCCGTCAAGCTGCAAAGCCACAAACCGTCTTCTGCAGCTGCTGTCAATGCCAGTCAAAACCGTCAAGGGAACCAATTGCAGCGATGGAAGGAAGATTTGA
- the LOC144197636 gene encoding UPF0575 protein C19orf67 homolog isoform X1 yields the protein MSMQVQYNFTGSAQPGVVVAALRSFTFACQPYLNFLESTARTKKMPSEMSLQLIKFSQQMCDTLEHLVLSFADKNVLTLDESEPDNMSHFCVGHIQLDRPKLSVTAFRYCKLTPYLARVNTGVFKRMRWNVKGLDGAKDREGKPITDYYYLCCEDVPKVHTDAEQSDLAMVRMWSIGRWVQVKPDPKTDDFFDWALCEVPEGAFQKLLIMGSQEPSSCKATNRLLQLLSMPVKTVKGTNCSDGRKI from the exons ATGTCAATGCAAGTGCAATATAACTTCACAGGCTCAGCG CAACCGGGAGTTGTGGTGGCTGCGTTGAGAAGTTTCACCTTTGCTTGTCAGCCCTACTTAAACTTTCTGGAATCCACAGCCAGAACCAAGAAGATGCCCTCTGAAATG TCTTTGCAGCTCATAAAGTTCTCTCAGCAGATGTGTGACACATTGGAACACCTGGTGCTGTCATTCGCCGACAAAAATGTCCTCACTTTGGATGAATCAGAGCCTGACAA CATGTCTCACTTTTGCGTCGGCCACATCCAACTGGATCGACCAAAGCTGAGTGTGACTGCATTCCGCTACTGCAAGCTTACACCTTACCTGGCGAGGGTGAACACTGGCGTGTTCAAGCGTATGCGCTGGAACGTAAAAGGACTCGATGGGGCAAAGGACAGAGAGGGCAAACCCATCACTGACTA cTACTATCTGTGCTGTGAGGATGTTCCCAAAGTGCACACAGACGCCGAACAGTCTGATTTGGCAATGGTTCGGATGTGGTCCATTGGTCGGTGGGTGCAGGTGAAGCCTGATCCTAAAACTGATGACTTCTTTGACTG GGCACTGTGTGAAGTTCCGGAAGGTGCCTTTCAGAAGCTTCTGATCATGGGCAGTCAAGAGCCGTCAAGCTGCAAAGCCACAAACCGTCTTCTGCAGCTGCTGTCAATGCCAGTCAAAACCGTCAAGGGAACCAATTGCAGCGATGGAAGGAAGATTTGA
- the LOC144197635 gene encoding UPF0575 protein C19orf67 homolog isoform X2 encodes MSRETSDIEDILTEPLPGTSIQEILQVALNEEVLSPPCGHLSPSFYNVTCSPMTPPPDLELQGCSHKYENRELLVGVLRSFINACQPYFHFLESTGRYVLSHENKHKQLLELSQEMCNKLECLMLKFASQELITLDESDPQNMCHFRMGHLKVKRLKLRVTSFRYCKPTPYLTRVNTGIFKRMRWNVEPYERANNTACKYYFMCYEDFPNPHTDTEHLGFKAVQIWSIGQWVQLKPDPDMESICDWVLCDVPEGTYKKLLDLGIKEPSSSEATDLLLQLLESEENLSFDWSQLSSPLNSEEEIMQL; translated from the exons ATGTCAAGGGAAACTTCGGACATTGAAGATATTTTGACCGAACCTTTGCCAGGAACGTCGATTCAAGAAATCTTGCAAGTGGCCCTCAATGAGG AGGTTTTATCGCCCCCATGTGGCCATTTGTCGCCAAGTTTCTACAACGTCACCTGCTCACCCATGACGCCTCCTCCTGACTTGGAACTCCAAGG TTGCAGTCACAAATATGAGAACAGAGAACTTCTAGTTGGAGTTTTGAGGAGTTTCATCAATGCATGTCAGCCTTATTTTCACTTCCTGGAATCTACTGGCAGATATGTATTGTCTCATGAAAATAAG CATAAGCAGCTGTTGGAGTTATCTCAGGAAATGTGTAACAAACTGGAATGCCTCATGCTGAAATTTGCCTCCCAAGAACTCATCACTTTAGATGAGAGCGATCCCCAAAA CATGTGTCACTTTCGAATGGGTCACCTAAAAGTGAAAAGACTGAAGCTAAGAGTGACATCATTTCGCTACTGTAAACCCACACCTTACTTAACGAGGGTGAACACGGGCATATTCAAGCGCATGCGATGGAACGTCGAGCCCTACGAAAGAGCAAATAATACAGCTTGTAAATA CTACTTCATGTGCTATGAGGATTTTCCCAATCCCCACACAGACACTGAACATTTAGGTTTCAAAGCAGTTCAAATATGGTCCATTGGTCAGTGGGTGCAGTTGAAGCCAGACCCTGACATGGAAAGCATTTGTGACTG GGTGCTGTGTGACGTTCCCGAGGGCACCTATAAGAAGCTACTGGATTTGGGCATAAAAGAGCCATCTAGCAGCGAAGCCACTGACCTCCTGTTGCAGCTGCTGGAGTCCGAGGAGAACCTTTCATTTGACTGGTCTCAGTTAAGCAGTCCTCTGAATTCTGAGGAGGAGATAATGCAGTTATAG
- the mcoln1a gene encoding mucolipin-1a encodes MSEAEQHVSPEQESRYSSTDNSGDHESPGGNHCSNHSNHHFPSDTAGHWVTSERGEEAIRRKLKYFFMSPCDKYHAKGRKPYKLILQLLKIIIVTAQLVLFGLSNQVVVNFKEENTVTFKYLFLKDFDESSDNSLAVYTQKDVYEHIFYAVDQYLALPETTVGRYAYVYGVGVNGSALSLCQQYYKKGRIDPANDTFNIDPRIIADCVGVNPMSEPPTPLTTSYKNFTLKFHKFINVTIEFQLKAINVQTIINNEIPDCYTFFIKIVLDNKAHSGKVKIRLENQAFLKECKDPSVSGQAENYTRVSFDVAVALVCMLSLMLCGRSILRGIILQQEYVRFFKDNLNRKVCWADRLEFINGWYILLIASDILTIVGTVIKIGIESKNMSSYDLCGILLGTSTLLVWVGVIRYLTFFQKYNILIVTLRAAFPNVIRFCCCVAVIYLGYCFCGWIVLGPYHVKFRSLSMVSECLFSLINGDDMYVTFSGMQESSTLVWLFSQVYLYSFISLFIYMVLSLFIALITGAYEAIKHQTQEPIHITDLHAFIAECTDTPSSGKFRGLETSPCSFFCCCDRMTTYEDVLLVN; translated from the exons ATGTCAGAGGCCGAACAACATGTCAGCCCAG AACAAGAGAGCCGATACAGCTCAACGGACAACAGTGGGGACCACGAGTCGCCGGGTGGCAACCACTGCAGTAACCATAGCAACCACCACTTCCCTAGCGACACAGCTGGCCATTGGGTTACCTCCGAACGAGGCGAGGAAGCCATCCGCAGGAAACTTAAGTACTTCTTCATGAGCCCATGTGACAAATACCATGCGAAGGGGCGCAAACCTTACAAACTCATCCTACAGCTGCTGAAAATCATCATTGTCACTGCTCAG TTGGTGCTGTTTGGCCTCAGCAACCAAGTGGTGGTGAATTTCAAGGAGGAGAACACTGTGACATTCAAATACCTTTTCCTCAAGGACTTTGATGAGTCATCTGACAATTCTTTGGCTGTGTATACCCAAAAGGATGTTTATGAGCATATCTTCTATGCTGTGGACCAG TACCTGGCCCTGCCTGAGACCACCGTGGGACGTTATGCGTACGTCTACGGCGTCGGTGTGAATGGGAGCGCTCTCTCCCTATGCCAGCAGTACTACAAGAAGGGCCGCATAGACCCTGCCAACGACACCTTCAACATTGATCCGCGTATCATCGCAG ACTGTGTCGGAGTAAACCCCATGTCGGAGCCCCCGACGCCGCTCACCACCTCGTACAAGAACTTTACACTCAAGTTCCACAA GTTTATCAATGTCACCATTGAGTTCCAGCTGAAGGCCATTAATGTGCAGaccattatcaacaatgaaatCCCCGACTGCTACACTTTTTTCATCAAG ATCGTGCTGGACAACAAAGCTCACAGCGGCAAAGTGAAAATACGACTGGAGAATCAAGCATTCCTAAAGGAGTGCAAAGATCCTAGCGTGTCCGGACAGG CTGAAAACTACACCCGCGTGTCTTTCGATGTCGCCGTGGCACTCGTGTGCATGCTGTCTTTGATGCTTTGTGGCCGTTCCATACTCCGAGGCATCATACTACAGCAG GAGTATGTACGGTTCTTTAAAGATAACCTGAATCGCAAAGTGTGCTGGGCTGACCGTCTGGAGTTCATCAACGGCTGGTACATCCTCCTCATCGCCAGCGACATCCTCACCATTGTTGGAACTGTCATCAAGATTGGCATTGAGTCCAAG AATATGTCTTCCTATGATCTATGCGGAATCCTCTTAGGGACCTCCACTCTCTTGGTGTGGGTGGGGGTTATCCGCTACCTCACTTTCTTCCAGAAGTACAAC ATTTTAATCGTCACTCTAAGAGCCGCCTTCCCCAACGTGATTCGCTTCTGTTGCTGTGTGGCCGTCATCTATCTGGGCTACTGCTTCtgtggttggatcgtgctgggACCGTACCATGTCAag TTCCGGTCGCTGTCCATGGTGTCAGAATGCCTCTTTTCCCTCATCAACGGCGACGACATGTACGTGACCTTCTCGGGGATGCAGGAGAGCAGCACGTTGGTGTGGCTTTTCAGCCAAGTGTACCTGTACAGCTTCATTTCGCTTTTCATCTACATGGTGCTGTCGCTCTTCATTGCGCTCATTACTGGAGCTTATGAAGCCATCAAG CATCAAACCCAGGAACCCATCCACATAACGGACTTGCACGCCTTCATCGCGGAGTGCACCGACACGCCGAGCTCCGGAAAGTTCAGGGGCCTTGAGACTTCGCCGTGCTCCTTTTTCTGCTGTTGTGACAG AATGACAACATACGAGGACGTTTTGCTGGTGAACTGA
- the prr36a gene encoding uncharacterized protein prr36a: MKPDGVSMDNPELTEAAATTEFSELQGNAIAQIPSLTDPTENEVSFDNAPKTNGDVEPQVELHASPSEKQVAIMPQASPRSKPQVSPRSKPHPHAASTQHPMNHAQFSTNNTNLGNKKPVRPPLAASSTKNTVAVAPFSQIQTGVGEKRPVGSGASGTTSSASATARNGSRTTTVNGRPGTSTGMKPSTSVAARVDSGVIPKIGKPSTSVAARVDSVVVPKTGKPSTSVAARVDSGVFPKTGKPSTSVAARVDSGVVPKTGKPSTSVAARVDSGFGPKTGKPSTVTRVDSGAIPKNRSTTANSASQAASGPRPGKAVGSSSAAALSSGSRSASATSRPGTNCPSKLINNATGKTAASRITTVPSTGRSRATQPLLAAAIAKTDVNRPPTAAVSKRPAAPSVTTKPPASGKASSSSKWAPNFQKVNPTVSQTKQPARTVPTKSSSGVSSKPSAAQKSPLRRTSPAKKSTNGNQAKLGTKSTQAISPISFVKNTEAPNCGPLVKDQSDAGATPMVGVAEPLEMMAQEATNAPLVAEVGMPQISTEEFPLATPAPSLSPEIPPPNEHGENGPVSPQPDQVSSTSILSQSNSMSSHQTLSLSTAILATSKSVVTQVVLPSGLNEEEEEEERERSQLVSVSEMSGTTQATEESRPGSAGQASGSPWRAGGAFLSELDSFSGSQQGASELSAPGVLEGTESMDDLGEGSLKGATDMEGASAGSPDFEKLPEIPVNEYEEDDDDEDKVCDMDMGSEKTDELLRQRYDNAVDDDDDDEDDEDVEMASEGVTESGLESYGNADEDDFPEDERVDNLNRLAHLPPPPQLPSAPGAQWDRPNPFVDSREERVHLQTLPGPDPVPHSRQVEAAESPSLEPWQSESEIPLKAPAQVWLEMSPDVHVQVNQALPLPFTRESQMAPDSCTAAPQPTLGVTSFVVSSESVTPEGPCDSAQDGAPQIQQALVTSPQADAGVRVSADNPEIKAPPMAADELLRGVVNALASNPSSSSVTEDEASDTEGEALLEDSLETSLVEKHNITVMVQSPTQRCLSTVEEVEELETFGQTIHDATLPSVTSLASYGLDSAATASNDQSTGDGCVKSPGIVNSAEEAQGSEQDAFNPGVEKPEDVHPAYYSTICEKTDNSFSGFTTPPHRWRHGDPQATTPRLTCADLPPRKSGQQALSPQLRRLEQHQRQLMEMQQRREQQSRPLEGAEQERKRTEEEEQKRKKDEAEEEIKRNEREMRNEMEVGEKDKPLCEGVMTANKEGEREGEEGEIAHVEGRTVAVEMSTEEELKRHDLELQLQQQQAELKQRQQIMQWQQELEDQQHSPSPTMVPSPSSGLCTIYEALENSDEELDGLDRDCCGRRPKPGFKDADETPSNGDHSSAEVPEAPLDLDWGAKVDMVQQLINQTLLLNGDGCSSLLLLPGGTGGTLSPLESSLWPNLLPPISPPSATVTSVSSFSPEAVGSSPQGEWTVVELETHH; this comes from the exons ATGAAACCGGATGGGGTTAGCATGGATAACCCAGAGCTCACGGAAGCGGCGGCAACTACCGAGTTTTCGGAGTTACAGGGCAATGCGATAGCGCAAATCCCATCTCTAACGGATCCAACAGAGAATGAAGTTTCATTTGATAATGCGCCAAAGACCAACGGGGATGTGGAGCCCCAAGTCGAGTTACATGCTTCCCCCTCCGAAAAGCAGGTGGCCATTATGCCTCAGGCTTCTCCAAGATCCAAGCCCCAAGTTTCCCCAAGATCCAAGCCCCATCCACATGCTGCTAGCACACAACACCCTATGAATCATGCCCAGTTTTCTACAAACAATACAAACTTGGGCAATAAAAAGCCAGTAAGACCCCCTTTAGCAGCGTCTTCCACCAAAAATACAGTGGCTGTTGCGCCCTTCTCCCAAATCCAGACCGGAGTGGGTGAAAAGCGCCCCGTGGGAAGTGGAGCATCGGGGACGACGTCGAGCGCTTCTGCGACTGCAAGAAATGGTTCCAGGACCACAACCGTAAACG GCAGACCAGGGACATCTACTGGCATGAAACCAAGCACTTCTGTTGCTGCTAGAGTGGACAGTGGTGTCATTCCGAAGATTGGGAAACCAAGCACTTCTGTTGCTGCCAGAGTGGACAGTGTTGTTGTTCCAAAGACTGGGAAACCAAGCACTTCTGTTGCTGCCAGAGTGgacagtggtgtttttccaAAGACTGGGAAACCAAGTACTTCTGTTGCTGCCAGAGTGGACAGCGGTGTTGTTCCAAAGACTGGGAAACCAAGTACTTCTGTTGCTGCCAGAGTGGACAGCGGTTTTGGTCCAAAGACTGGGAAACCAAGCACAGTTACTAGAGTCGACAGTGGTGCTATTCCTAAGAACAG GTCGACGACAGCCAACTCGGCATCTCAGGCAGCATCTGGACCCAGGCCTGGTAAAGCCGTTGGATCCAGTAGTGCAGCGGCTCTTTCCTCAGGATCTCGATCAGCATCTGCAACATCTAGGCCGGGTACCAACTGTCCATCCAAGCTGATCAACAATGCGACTGGCAAAACTGCTGCATCTAGGATCACCACTGTCCCCTCTACTGGCAGGAGTAGAGCAACACAGCCTCTCCTGGCTGCTGCTATTGCAAAGACTG ATGTCAATCGGCCACCTACTGCTGCAGTCTCAAAAAGGCCAGCTGCGCCATCAGTTACCACTAAACCTCCAGCCAGCGGAAAGGCATCTTCTTCCTCCAAATGGGCCCCTAACTTCCAAAAAGTGAATCCAACTGTgtcacaaacaaaacaacctgCTAGAACTGTTCCCACAAAGTCTTCGAGTGGGGTCTCTTCAAAACCTTCAGCTGCTCAAAAATCACCCCTGAGAAGAACTTCTCCAGctaaaaaatccacaaatggCAACCAAGCAAAACTTGGAACGAAATCCACTCAGGCAATATCTCCCATTTCTTTTGTCAAAAACACAGAAGCCCCCAACTGCGGACCCCTTGTCAAGGACCAGAGTGATGCTGGGGCAACACCAATGGTAGGAGTTGCTGAGCCTCTAGAGATGATGGCCCAAGAAGCCACTAATGCCCCCTTAGTAGCAGAGGTGGGCATGCCCCAAATCTCTACAGAAGAGTTTCCACTAGCTACTCCTGCTCCTTCACTTAGCCCAGAAATACCTCCACCTAACGAACATGGCGAAAATGGTCCGGTGTCACCACAACCGGATCAGGTGTCGAGCACTTCAATTTTGAGCCAGTCTAATTCCATGTCTTCACACCAAACACTTTCCCTTTCTACAGCCATTTTGGCCACTTCCAAGTCGGTGGTCACACAGGTCGTTCTTCCCAGCGGTCTcaatgaggaggaagaagaagaggaaagggAAAGAAGCCAGCTGGTCTCGGTCTCTGAAATGAGCGGGACTACACAAGCCACCGAGGAGTCGCGGCCCGGGTCTGCCGGACAGGCCAGTGGTTCCCCTTGGAGGGCCGGCGGCGCCTTCCTTTCTGAGCTGGACTCGTTTAGCGGGAGTCAGCAAGGGGCGTCCGAGTTGAGTGCTCCCGGTGTCCTGGAGGGTACCGAAAGCATGGATGATCTTGGAGAGGGCAGTCTCAAAGGAGCCACGGACATGGAAGGAGCCTCCGCGGGCTCGCCAGATTTCGAAAAGCTTCCCGAAATACCTGTTAACGAATACGAGGAGGATGACGATGATGAAGACAAAGTGTGTGACATGGACATGGGCTCCGAAAAGACTGACGAGCTTCTGAGACAGAGGTACGACAACGCAgtggatgatgatgacgacgacgaggatGACGAGGACGTGGAGATGGCGAGTGAAGGGGTGACCGAGAGCGGTCTGGAGAGCTACGGGAACGCAGACGAGGACGACTTCCCCGAGGACGAGAGGGTGGACAACTTGAACAGGTTGGCTCATCTTCCCCCGCCTCCTCAGCTCCCGTCAGCCCCAGGTGCCCAGTGGGACCGACCCAACCCGTTTGTGGATTCTCGGGAAGAGAGGGTTCATTTGCAGACGCTCCCCGGACCTGACCCTGTTCCCCACTCCAGGCAGGTAGAAGCTGCAGAGAGCCCATCGCTAGAACCCTGGCAAAGTGAATCGGAGATTCCGTTAAAGGCTCCTGCTCAGGTCTGGCTGGAAATGAGCCCTGACGTTCATGTTCAAGTAAACCAGGCTCTCCCTCTGCCTTTTACTCGCGAATCTCAGATGGCCCCCGATTCGTGTACTGCAGCCCCACAGCCAACTCTAGGTGTGACTTCATTTGTCGTAAGCAGCGAGAGCGTAACGCCAGAGGGACCTTGCGATAGCGCCCAGGATGGCGCACCCCAAATTCAACAAGCCCTTGTGACCTCTCCTCAAGCTGACGCAGGTGTACGCGTGTCGGCGGATAACCCGGAGATTAAAGCACCCCCCATGGCGGCAGATGAGCTTCTAAGAGGCGTGGTAAACGCTCTCGCTTCCAACCCGTCGTCATCCTCGGTAACTGAAGACGAAGCCAGCGACACAGAGGGTGAAGCGCTGCTGGAGGACTCTTTGGAGACTTCCCTGGTTGAGAAGCACAATATTACCGTTATGGTGCAGTCCCCCACGCAGCGCTGCCTCTCGACTGTCGAAGAGGTAGAAGAGTTGGAGACCTTTGGACAAACCATCCATGATGCTACTCTGCCTTCGGTCACTTCGCTTGCGTCCTACGGTTTGGATTCTGCAGCGACGGCCTCCAATGACCAATCCACGGGCGACGGATGCGTCAAGAGCCCTGGGATTGTCAATTCCGCTGAGGAAGCTCAAGGGTCTGAGCAAGACGCTTTTAACCCTGGGGTGGAAAAGCCAGAAGACGTCCACCCGGCGTACTATTCGACCATCTGCGAAAAGACAGACAACTCTTTTTCAG GGTTCACCACGCCCCCTCATCGCTGGCGCCATGGGGACCCTCAGGCCACGACGCCCCGTCTGACGTGCGCCGACCTGCCGCCCCGGAAGTCCGGGCAGCAAGCCCTCAGCCCCCAGCTGCGCCGACTGGAGCAACACCAAAGGCAGCTGATGGAGATGCAGCAGCGGCGAGAACAACAGAGCAGACCCCTGGAAGGGGCGGAGCAGGAGAGGAAGCGAACAGAAGAGGAGGaacagaagaggaagaaagacGAAGCAGAGGAGGAGATCAAGAGAAATGAGCGGGAGATGCGGAATGAGATGGAGGTGGGTGAAAAAGACAAACCGCTCTGTGAGGGAGTCATGACTGCTAACAAGGAGGGTGAAAGGGAGGGTGAGGAAGGTGAAATTGCTCATGTTGAGGGCAGAACGGTTGCGGTGGAGATGTCAACGGAAGAAGAGCTGAAGAGGCACGATCTGGAGTTGCAGCTCCAGCAGCAACAGGCTGAGCTGAAGCAAAGGCAGCAGATCATGCAGTGGCAGCAAGAATTGGAGGATCAGCAGCACTCCCCCAGTCCAACAATGGTCCCCTCGCCCTCGTCGGGCCTGTGCACCATTTATGAAGCGTTGGAAAACAGCGACGAAGAGCTAGACGGCCTGGATCGTGACTGTTGCGGAAGGAGGCCTAAGCCAGGGTTCAAGGACGCCGACGAAACGCCCAGCAACGGGGACCACTCGTCTGCCGAGGTCCCAGAGGCCCCCTTGGACTTGGACTGGGGTGCCAAGGTGGATATGGTGCAGCAGCTCATCAATCAGACCTTGCTGCTCAATGGAGATGGCTGTTCTTCGCTGCTGCTTCTTCCTGGGGGTACGGGAGGAACCCTGAGCCCTCTGGAAAGCAGCCTCTGGCCCAACCTTCTGCCTCCCATCAGCCCTCCCTCGGCCACCGTCACTTCTGTGAGCAGCTTCTCCCCGGAGGCCGTCGGGAGCTCCCCCCAAGGGGAGTGGACTGTGGTGGAGTTGGAGACTCATCACTAG
- the LOC144197635 gene encoding UPF0575 protein C19orf67 homolog isoform X1 — MNSYNEFVEFITYELSPRSTEVDFFSPPSFTDFVMENVTKMSRETSDIEDILTEPLPGTSIQEILQVALNEEVLSPPCGHLSPSFYNVTCSPMTPPPDLELQGCSHKYENRELLVGVLRSFINACQPYFHFLESTGRYVLSHENKHKQLLELSQEMCNKLECLMLKFASQELITLDESDPQNMCHFRMGHLKVKRLKLRVTSFRYCKPTPYLTRVNTGIFKRMRWNVEPYERANNTACKYYFMCYEDFPNPHTDTEHLGFKAVQIWSIGQWVQLKPDPDMESICDWVLCDVPEGTYKKLLDLGIKEPSSSEATDLLLQLLESEENLSFDWSQLSSPLNSEEEIMQL, encoded by the exons ATGAATTCATACAACGAATTTGTGGAGTTCATTACCTATGAACTTTCACCCCGCTCAACTGAAGTTGACTTTTTCAGTCCTCCCAGCTTCACCGATTTTGTAATG GAAAACGTTACGAAAATGTCAAGGGAAACTTCGGACATTGAAGATATTTTGACCGAACCTTTGCCAGGAACGTCGATTCAAGAAATCTTGCAAGTGGCCCTCAATGAGG AGGTTTTATCGCCCCCATGTGGCCATTTGTCGCCAAGTTTCTACAACGTCACCTGCTCACCCATGACGCCTCCTCCTGACTTGGAACTCCAAGG TTGCAGTCACAAATATGAGAACAGAGAACTTCTAGTTGGAGTTTTGAGGAGTTTCATCAATGCATGTCAGCCTTATTTTCACTTCCTGGAATCTACTGGCAGATATGTATTGTCTCATGAAAATAAG CATAAGCAGCTGTTGGAGTTATCTCAGGAAATGTGTAACAAACTGGAATGCCTCATGCTGAAATTTGCCTCCCAAGAACTCATCACTTTAGATGAGAGCGATCCCCAAAA CATGTGTCACTTTCGAATGGGTCACCTAAAAGTGAAAAGACTGAAGCTAAGAGTGACATCATTTCGCTACTGTAAACCCACACCTTACTTAACGAGGGTGAACACGGGCATATTCAAGCGCATGCGATGGAACGTCGAGCCCTACGAAAGAGCAAATAATACAGCTTGTAAATA CTACTTCATGTGCTATGAGGATTTTCCCAATCCCCACACAGACACTGAACATTTAGGTTTCAAAGCAGTTCAAATATGGTCCATTGGTCAGTGGGTGCAGTTGAAGCCAGACCCTGACATGGAAAGCATTTGTGACTG GGTGCTGTGTGACGTTCCCGAGGGCACCTATAAGAAGCTACTGGATTTGGGCATAAAAGAGCCATCTAGCAGCGAAGCCACTGACCTCCTGTTGCAGCTGCTGGAGTCCGAGGAGAACCTTTCATTTGACTGGTCTCAGTTAAGCAGTCCTCTGAATTCTGAGGAGGAGATAATGCAGTTATAG